GTCTTGCTAACTATAGGTCCAGAAAGCATTGCATGCCTAGCATTTACCTTGATAACAACCTCCATTAAATGTCTCATATGTGCagctgtattttttttgtccaatAGGAAGATTGTAACAAGTATTGATGATTGTACCACTACAATCCACATATGACATGCATTCAAAGCGCAGCATTTAAAGTACTCAGCATGGCCCAACTTTCAGAAAATCCAAAATCCAAACAGTAACATGGTAATTTGAGATTGCTCGAGTCCACAGGTGTACGAATGTTGTACAAGATACCTTGACTTTTGTTAATTAAGAACTCAAGAAACGAATTATGTCAGTCAATATTGATCAAGTAATGCGTACAGCGATAAAAATAATACTTACCCGTCATTAATCAGATTCCAAGCCACATTAAATAGAACAGACTGTGCGAGTCCTAATTTGCTCAAAGCGGATGAAAGTGAAGCATATGGATGGGTCActtcaagttcaaaatcaagtgtTGTCAGTATCATTTGCTCCGCCTGTGTTATATTTTCTCGGTATTGTTCAAACCAGTTTGGCTGCAGAAACAAGAAATATAACGTGTTATATTTTCTCGGTATTGTTCAAACCAGTTTGGCTGCAGAAACAAGAAATATAACCATTGGTCATTGGCAGATAGCACTGCAATATCAACAGTTTAGTTCCAAGAATAAGAACTGAAGTCATTATAGCACCAGAAAATCTAAACATGGTACAGCGAGAAAGTAGGAGTTTGGTCTACTTACACCACGCATGAAGTAAGGAAAGAGATTGAATTCTTTACTTCCAGAAACTTCACATGAAGCCCTAATAACAGTATTCAAAAGGCATGTTGTTTCCTCTGACTTTGCCGCAAGAAATAATGCTGCGGTCGCAACAAGCTGTGGAAATTTGAAGAATAGAGCATAATCACAACAAAGATCTCTTAGATCTGTGCCATTCGAAAGAAAGACCAGGCATTGAGAAGTTAAGGAAAGTAAGTTCTGTAAAGGTAATAAGGCAGTAAAGATCATTCACGATACAAGTTGTGACAGTGGAGACGTAAGATGATAACAACATCGTGGATTAGTATACTGATTTAGTACACACATTATTTATTATCTGTTGCAGCTTGAAGATTAGctacttgaaaaaaaaaacatacatcaCAAGGTTTCATGTGTATTTGTGGTCTTCAACACTAGAGAACTTTTCCCATCCAAATTTTAAGCCAGTAAGTTGCTGAATTGCACATGATGAAAAAGGGTGTCTCTGGATAAATTTTAGGCAGAATTTCAGCATCATCAGTTAAATTAAACACGACACTTTGAGCATATAACAGAGCATTTATGATCATTAATAACATGACTGACTAGTCAGCTAGTATCTCAATATGCATTAGAACAGAGTAGTGTTGGAATAGGGAGTACAGAACTTATTTTACAATATAGTAGTCCTTGCAGGTGATAGATGAACATCCAGATTAATACAATAGACATCTGACCATCTATAAACCTAGTTCTTCAGCACATAGATTGCATTTGCATTACTGGAAAACTCTTgtaaaagaagaggagaagataACTAACAAATCTATCATGGCAGGCGTGCGATCTGTGTAAAAAGAACCGATGGCAATACACCACCGCCGTTGCAATCGTCGTCTGGGGCCTACGTCAATCACAGGCACCACGATCAGCAGTCACGGACACAAACTACCAAAACGAaccccaaaaaaaaacgtaGTGCCATCAGCGAGTTTACAGGTCAAGGCGGAAGCCGAGGCAGCGCAGGTAGGCACAGTAGGACGCGCGCAGCCTCGCCTCTAGAGCAGAGTCGATCCCGTCCTTCCGAGAAGGTGATCGTCGCTCGATCTCGAcctgcgacagtagccccctggTGTCGCTGTCCTCAGTCTGTTTCGCCGGCACAACTGGGGACGTCGCCACGTACGCCGGATCATACCGGGGCTCCGGCGCGCGTCGAGCCCgctttggcggcggcgggccagAGGCCGGCTGATGAGGAGGGGGTGGCGGAAAGAGGCGTTCCTGGAGGTGGGAGAGCGCGAGCGGATCGCGGGGGACGTGGtagggaggagcggcggcgctgtGGTAGGGATGTGAACGGGTGAGGGGTTGGAGATATGGGTGGTAGGGGTCGTCGTGgtctcgtcggcggcggcgggggtggtgGCAAGGAGGATCGTGGTGATACGTATGAGAGTGGTGTGTGACTGGGCCGGGTGCGAaggacatggcggcggcggctgagaCGATGGTGTCaaaggcggcgggcggcggagcaggtGGGGAATTTGGATCAGGTCAGGGCGAGGATTTGCTGGGATGGGAGATTTTTGAAGATGCCCGGACCAGGGGAAAGCCGACAGGGACGGGAAAAAGGTCCcccatttgttttttgttttttgacagCCCCCATTTGgtactctctctgttcttagctttttttgcaaaaaacacagaagggagggagtatgtttagTTTGCGGGCAAATACATTTAAACATAAAAAAGGTACAACACATCAGACTTAGGATGTGTTTGGTCGGTGAGTTAGGAAGAATATATAGGTTGGCTCCAGCGAGATTTTTTGGACAGAGCCACTCAATTTCACGTTTGATTAAAAAGGGGCGGGGACTCAGTTTGACGTTTGGTTAAGAGGTTggttcaataaaaaaaaaagatcgtCCTCTACCTTCTCTTCTTCCGCCATGCATTCTCCTATCTCGGCCGAAACCTCTCAGGCCCGGCACACTCCGGGCTGCTGCCGCTCGTCGTAGGGATCGAGGCCTCCGCTTGCGCTTGAGTCCCGCCATCGCTCGCCGTCGCGCTCGAGGCTGCCCCAGCCGCTCGCGCTCGAGGCTATGTCCCCTTGGGACCATtgacctcgccggcggcgcggtccACTAAGCTGGGTCGACCTCCGGCGGCGGTTCTGGCGAGTGGGGGCGAATTCCGGTAGCGAGGGGGACGAACTCCGACGGGCGGGTCCGGCGAGTGGGatgagtgagagagagaaagcaTCGAGCGATGGAGAGAAAAGAGGCAGGGAGACGAGCAACCCCGCATGAGCCGGCCAATTCCACCGGCTCACGCGGACAACCATTTTGGCCTTTTTTGGGGTCCGGCCCAACCAGACTCACTAGCCAAACACCCACAAAAAACTTTTTGGGCCATTTGGCACTGCGTGGGTTGGCCCCAACCCATGAACCAAACACACTCTTATTTAACAAACTACTCCCTTCGGTACTAAATTTTTTGGTGATGTTAGTTCGAATTTTGAAGTAAAATGTTGGAGATGCTTGAGGTTATCAAGAGTGAACTGTGCAACAAGATATCATGTAGTACAACTATttgacataaaaaaaacatacttcCCCCGTCCaataaatgatgtctcaactttgactaaatttgaatgcatctatacactaattcatgtctaaatacatccaaattttgacaaacttgagacatcttttgttggacggaggggtACATGAGTTTACATCTCAtatttaaaagaaaaggatttcaattagtatttattttgaaaggagtATAAGCAGGTGGAGTGGGTCCGGATGACACCCATACCCGTACGGTCGTACTTGGACCATCATTCTGCACCCAAGACTCGACACTCCCTTGATTCTTCTACCAAACTCGCCAGCTGTTCATCAAGCCATCCTCGTCACCAAGCCATCTGCACGAGGTGGATTCGGGGAAGGAGAACGCTAGAGGCGGCCGTCAGCCAGCCGCAAGCTGGAGGAGGGCAGGAGGCGACGTCAATCAAGCAAGACCGAGTGGGGCTGGCGGCTATAGGTTGGAGAAGGCAGCGGGCTAGGGTTTTTTTCGAGGGCCGAACCACCCAACGCAACGCATTGCgagggtgggtgggtgggtggcaaaagggaagggaagggagcTACGGGGAAATTGGGATAAAGAGTGTCTAAATTCGCTGATGGGCCGGAGTGGAATGAATTGTATTATTGTTTGTTTAATTGTAAGTATCACGAGTTAGGCCCACATGTCTGGACCGGGTACACGGATATCGGGTTCGGCTTTCGTATTACCAGACCCATACTCCTTCGACCCAACGGTTATGAAATTTTACCattggggatttttttttcttaccaaATCTTTATCTTGATCGGGTAGCCTGTCTCAGATACCAATTGCCTTCCTTAGAAGCGGAACTAGCTAGTTCACAAGCCACAAAATTGCAGTCTCAAAATATTTGCCACCTTTTGTATAACCAGGACGACTCGTAAGGTCTCTACAATCTTCTCAAAGAAATGTCTCAATGTTCCCAACAGGCCCGGCACCACCGAGGCACAACCGAACAAAAAAATCCATTTCTTTAACAACTAAACACCTTCGAGACACGACAACACCTCAATCTCCTTGGTGTAAGCACACATACAAGGGTAAGCATTCCACAGACAAATGACTACGTCACCTCAACAAATGCGGTTTGATGGTGCCGGCGGTCACACTTCTTCGGGTGGTGCCCGTTACATGGTCAAGGATCAACCAAAGCAAGACTCCGATCAGCGAGCATAGATTTTTTTCCCCCTTAATATCCACCTTCACTCCTTTTTTGCCCCTTTAAGATCCACCTTCGTTCCTGAATATCACTCCATGAATCAAGTAGGTTTTGAAGGAAAGCCGCGTGCATCATCATGGACACCTTGGTTTGTTTGTTGCTACAGTTTTACCACGAAAAGTTTGAGGACAAATCTAACCAAATTTTGGAAGTTGTTCACCAAAAAACCACGAAGgagcaaaaataaaaggaacatcTTTTTCCCGTGATCTGCAGAAGAGAAGACGGTGGCCACAGGGTGCCCCGAGCCTGGCTGCATGGGGCCTACAAGGTCCACCAAGTGGTGCCCTTTTGCTGGTGTCTTCATCTCCGACAATACAGATGGGCCTAACTTTCATGGAAATTTCCGAGGCAACGACACGATAGAGTTTTTCTACTTCTCCAGGAGGGAACAGATTCAGCCATTTCCACTGCCTCTGAAGGGGTGTTAGGGGTgttgtggggggggggggggtgtcaGAGGACATTACCCCTTTGGATAGACAATCTATGTTATGGACTCGGCTATTACACAGTTTTACAAGTCCAAAATGAAGATGAGATGTGATAGTGCCATGAGAGATGCAAGAATAACTACCACATCACAAAGTTTGTAGATTTAAGTGACTTCATTCGGATTTGGATCtgagttttattttttgggaTTAAGGGCACAAGTTAGGCCCCGATTTCATGCACTTCAAGGTCAGGTTCAGGAGTTCAAATGAGGTTCGAAAGGTAAAGGGTGCGAAAATAAACAGACCAAACTACAGCTATTACAGGCAGCACCAGCTACCCAAACTATCAGCGGGCAAAAAACTGATCCATCTTAACAAAAAGAGCTCAAAGTCCATCGATCAGGCGCTGATTATGATTTGGATCCGAGCTGTGAGGAGACCTGAGATCATATTGGCCACCATTTCCTCATCCAAAGTCCAAATCAAGCGGgtaagtacttgttggaaagttTATTCCGAGCACTTTTCAATGGATGTGGCCCAAAGAATAGATTCCAAGCGAACTTACCATGATGGACAAAATAAGTCGGCAAATCTGCATTTACATTTCCAAAAGAGTGCTACTTATTTTGTTAGGAAAATTAGAGAAAGGGTTGGATTTGAACCGTCTTCACAGGTGCATAAAACCCTCCTCTCCATCTTCTCTTTATATAACTCCTCTTGACCCTTATGGTGTGGAAGTTGCTCGAGAGGACCAAAAGTGCCACCAATAGATCCAGAGTTGATAGTTGTCAGCACATAACTGTAGAAAAAGTCACCTATGACTACAGGTAAGCTGCAAAAAAGTACACAAAAGTCGCCATTTTTAACACGGAAACTGATTTTCAGAAAATATTGGTCAAAACACACTCAACTGAGGTCTAGTTTTTGAAGATCTTGTCATGAGAGAGCCAACCATAAAAAACAGATAGTAATTACAACACTCAGCTTCAATGTTATACTCCGATCTAGAATACTTGTCGTAGTTTTGTCTGGATACGTATGTTAGTATGTACCTACACGCTGAAACCCATTCTCgatacatgcatatctagATAAAACTGTGGCAATTAATTTGGATAGAATAGCATTTtgattaataaaaaaaatgaaatgaacaTGACTGTATGCAAGCTCTCTTGAATTTACAATGTTTCTGAGAGACTCGCGGGATGACGCCCTATCCATTTTGGAGTGTTGGCTGGAGGGTACTAACCATAGATCTTTCATGATTCTGTtgcagaaaaaggaaaatgataGTACTCTCAGCTCATTCTGACTTATTTCCTTGCTAATTTGTCAGTAAAGTGGATCACCATAGTGCTTCTGGACAGCCTGCAGATGGTGATAACTCATCGCATTGATGAAGATTAATCTGGCTTTGTCAAAACTATATGCCTTGCCAACAATTTCATCTATGCATAATATTTGGTCTAGATgcccgtcaaaaaaaaagatttggtCTAGACATGCAAaattagaaggaaaaaaagttaTGACCCTCAAGTTTGATTTCAGCAAAGCCGTTGATACATGCAAAATTTCATGGGAAGCTCTCTTAAAATTCTATTGGTTCGAGGATTTGGTGATACATGGAATATCTGGATCAGAAACATGTTCAATACTGCAAAAACAGCAGTGGTTCTTAATGGTGTTCACACAAATTGGGTAGATTAAAAAGAGGACTTCTGCAAAGGGATCCCCAATCCCTCTTTATCACGGTGGTAGATGTACTGCAATAAACTATCGAAAAATTTGCTTCCTGACAGTTTGAAAcagccttttttttacagctcaACCATGCCAGTTCTTCAGTACGTGGACGTGGATGACACCTCTCCAAGGAGAGCCGGATCAAGCTATATTGCTTCGTGAGATTATGTCCTGTTGTTAAGTTTCTTGGGACTTCAAATTAATTTCTCCAAATCTAGTTCTGTCCCCGTTGACTTCTCTGAGGCAGATAGTGCAGAAATTTCAACAATCCTCAACTGTCTGATAGCCTCTTTTCCTCAAACTTATTTGTGGCTTCCTCCATCAGATTCTAAGTTGCCAAAAATTGCTTCCCTTCCTGTCAT
The Brachypodium distachyon strain Bd21 chromosome 2, Brachypodium_distachyon_v3.0, whole genome shotgun sequence genome window above contains:
- the LOC100823057 gene encoding cyclin-T1-5, which encodes MSFAPGPVTHHSHTYHHDPPCHHPRRRRRDHDDPYHPYLQPLTRSHPYHSAAAPPYHVPRDPLALSHLQERLFPPPPPHQPASGPPPPKRARRAPEPRYDPAYVATSPVVPAKQTEDSDTRGLLSQVEIERRSPSRKDGIDSALEARLRASYCAYLRCLGFRLDLPQTTIATAVVYCHRFFLHRSHACHDRFLVATAALFLAAKSEETTCLLNTVIRASCEVSGSKEFNLFPYFMRGPNWFEQYRENITQAEQMILTTLDFELEVTHPYASLSSALSKLGLAQSVLFNVAWNLINDGLQSSLWLQFKPHHIAAGAAFLAGKFLRYDITLHPNFWHEFKTTPYIVKDVVRQLKELL